GCGCCGGGGTCCGCCGACCTGACCCTGGAGGGAGAGGCCGGAACGGCGGACCCCTGAGGTGTTGCCGCCTCCCCTAGTCAACCCCGACCGGACAGATGCTCCGGCACCTGCCGCAAATGAAGCGGCGTTGTGCTCGTTGTTTTCAGTTCGTTGCTGCCGTCTCCGGCGGCCCGCCATCCGCCGGGGCTCGAGGCCACCTCGGCCGCCGAGACCCGAGTCCGGGCGGCCGAGGTCATATCGGTAGTTGTGCCGACGGTCAGCCAGCGGCGGCGGCGAAAACCCCGCTCGAGGTCGGCGATGATGTCGGCGACCGTCTCGATGTGCCGACCGACAGTCGCACCAGGCCGGGGTCAACGCCGGCGAGGCGCTGTTCCATCGTCGGTGAGCTGGCTGTGGGTGGTGGACGGGTGGATGTCCAAGCTACGCACGTCGCTTGGGTTGTGCACAAGGTGGTGGAGGTCAGGCCTTCCCCGCAGGAAACGAGCCCCGGCGTCGCGACCCCAGCGATGACGAAGGCCGGAACCGACCCGGAAACCGTTGCCACCGGTGATACTCGGTGGCCCGCTGGTCTCAGGGCGAACCGGCCAGCCCGGCGTACTGGATCCGCTCGACCTGCGTAAATTGTCCGTCAAGAAGTCGACCACGGCCGGGCGTTTGGCGTTGTGGCGCTCCATGCGCAGGCTCAGCGTCTCAGTCCTGTACGAACATGAAGGCGTTGAACGCGGGCTGACCGCAGCTCCGTAGTCCCACAGGATCACGAACCGGGCCTTGATGACGTGGGACCCGGGCCCCAACGCAGGCAGTAGCTCAGACCGTTGTAGGTGGGGTCGGGCTCGGTGAAGCCGGGGAAACGGTCGTTGGCGAGAAGTCGAACGAACCGGCATCGACGAGCACGCCGCCGATCGAGTTGGCGTGACCACCGATGAACTTGGTGGCCAGTGGACCACGATGTCGGCACCGTACTTTCGAAGGGCAGATCAGCCCGCGAGGTGGCCACCGTGTTGTCGATGATCAACGGCACACCGACCTCGTGGGCCACGTCGGCGACGCCCCGGATGTCAAGAAGTTGTTCATGGGATTGCCGATGCTCTCCCCGAAGGACGCCTTGGTGTTGGGCAAAACCGCCGCCCTCCTCCTCGAGGTTGTCGGGGTCTTCCACGAAGGTGAAGTCGATGCCGATCTTGGCCAACGCGTGGCGGAACAGGTTGTAGGTACTTACCGCCGTGAAGGCGGCCGAGGCCACCGATGGTCACCGGCCCCGGCCGGAGTTCAAGATGGTGGTCGACGCCGCATGACCCGAAGCCAGGGCCGAGGCCCCAGGTGAACCCACTGCGGTGTCCGGGCCCCTTCCAGCGCACGACCCGAGCCTCGACCACGGCCTGGGTGGGGTTCGCCAGTCGGGTGTGAATGTTGCCGATCTCACCCAGGGCGAACAGGTCGGCGGCGTGCTTGAGTCGCGGAACTGGTGCGCGGTGGTTTGGTAGATCAGCGTGACCACGGCCCCGGTGGTGGGGTCGACAGCGGCACCGGCGTGGACTTGGCGGGTCTCGAAACCCCGGTTGGCATCAGTCATGGCCGCACCATAAGCGCGACCTCGAAACGATTCCCGACCTGGTTAGTCAACTTTCGTGGCGTTCGGATTCTCAGGTGAGTTGGGGCGACCGCCGCCAGTGGGCCCCGTGGTGTCGACGGGCGACGACCATGGTCCCAGCTCTACCGATATCGACCAAGCTGGCCTGCGTTCATCCGCCTCCCCCCTCCCGTCGCGCAGGTGTCTCCACCCCAACCCTGACGGAACGGGGCGGGTCGCACGACCGATTGACGGATCGACGCCGATAAGAACAGAATAAGAACATGGCGGTCTCGGTTCAGGCCACGATCGCCCGACGCCCCCCTTCGATCTCACTCGTAGTGCGGTCAGAAGCCCGCCGTGCAGGCATCACCCAGACCCGAATCAGGCGCACTACGTGATCGTGGTGGTCGCCGGTTCCCGCCGAAGCAGGTCATTGGCGCTGTAACCGGGCTAGATCGCAGCGAGTTCATCAGCGCAGGCACGCCGGATCCTCCGAACGACTCGGATTTACGGTGGGCCGGCTCGGATGATCACCCCAACTGGCGGCCGCCTGGCCCGTTTCATCGCCTGAGCAGGCGCACGCCCGAGAAGCAGGCTCCTCGGGCCCCATCCCGGCCAGTTCGTCGCCGTGGACCTCGAATGGACCGAAGTCCTCGCCTCCAGGCCCCGATCACGCGACCGGTGTCCCATGCTCACAAGGCCATCGGCCGGAGTCGGCGTGGTGTTCCAGGTACCTCGATCCGTCCCGGGATGTCGGTGGCTTCGCTGGTGATCGTTCAATTCCGGGGACCTTACGGCCGTCAGGGGCTTCGTACCGCGACCGGTCGTGGACGTGGTGTTCGCCACGCACGAGACCTCCGGCTCACCTCCTCGCTTCGCGACACCGGCGCCCTGCTGCTCCCTTCGCGGCCTGGGCGAAAGCCGTGACATCGGGATCGGCCTGGTGGTCGAGCCCGGGCGATCCGGGCTCGGTAGCCAGCTTTCTGCTGGCACGAACCGCAACAGTTGCGCTCCCGGATTGGCGAAATGGTGGGAAGCACCGGTGAGCTTCTGTGAACCCTGGCATGGAGCTACCAGCTCCTTGGCCAGGAAAACCTCGGTGGTTCGAGGTCATCGTCAGCGCAGCCGACCGTGAACTTCGAGAGCTCACCCTGATCGAGCCAGTAGACCGCAACTCATCGAGCCGCCGGGCTGGGTGCGCGGCAGCCTTGTCGAACCGATCAGGGTCGTCGGGCCCGGCTTCCGCTTGTCCAGCGGGCGGCGTTGGACCGGCCGCATTACGTCGATGCGAAGCGGAGGGTCGTCCTCCCGATGACTCGTGGGTGGATTCCTTCCGTCTCCCGGGGTTGCACTGCCGGCAGAACCGGAGTTCAAGGGCGGCACTTCGGGAGTTCCAACTCCCGGTTGAACGGGAACTCCTGGAAATGTCTGGGTGTGCTCACCTGATCTGGCTTCCACCAGGCGGGTAGTGCTCACCTGATTTGGCCCCACCTGTGGGGTCCACTGGTGAAAGCTGGCACCGTCGACTGTAGGTGATGCCCAAGAGGTCGAGGTGAGATTGTACGAGAGCAGATCCGCAGG
The sequence above is a segment of the Microthrixaceae bacterium genome. Coding sequences within it:
- a CDS encoding PLP-dependent transferase — protein: MASAAFTAVSTYNLFRHALAKIGIDFTFVEDPDNLEEEGGGFAQHQGVLRGEHRQSHEQLLDIRGVADVAHEVGVPLIIDNTVATSRADLPFESTVPTSWSTGHQVHRWSRQLDRRRARRCRFVRLLANDRFPGFTEPDPTYNGLSYCLRWGPGPTSSRPGS